Below is a genomic region from Nilaparvata lugens isolate BPH chromosome 3, ASM1435652v1, whole genome shotgun sequence.
gatgaacatttgtGTCTGTCAACttctattcaatctaatagaatctattaggatcaagttataaccattttgttaataactttggtgtaaacccagcttaaagatgcatacctctttaatgtctttgctTGAAACTATacaccttatacaaatacagtaatagactggcttctccacacatctgtgtaatcacttgtcagctgatttatgatgaataattctatagtcttatttttactgtaatattggcgtatgaaggaggctcctttttccttttaaattatccttgaaatgcaacatttactaaaaccttgtatatacgtcgacgcgcaattaaaaaaggaacatacctgtcaaatttcatgtaaatctaTCCTAATCTAAACATATTCggtaaatatttaaacattaagagaaatgccaaaccattgacttgaatcttagacctcacttcgttcggtcaatggTCAATGAATTGAATACTCTTGTACAAAGAGATTCACAAATCACCATCGATTTCGACAATTCTTTATGAACAAAATAACATTCCAATTCTaatgagatacattgaagcaGCAAGGTTGATCTAGGGATTGAATAATATATGCCCACTGTGTAATAAAAGagtaaagaaaatattttttttaaatcttcctttattttctatactataataatttactaactAAAAGATTCCAAGAACGaacctaataataataacttactacaactaaattcaattgcactataaatttgaaattcttctttgcgtcaaaaacataacctaCAAACAAGCAAGGAAATTGATGGAATCAGTCTTTTGACCTTGTTCAAATAATCTGATCACCCGGTCGGCGGCAGTGAAACTTGGTTTGACCATTGGTTTGACCGTGGTTGAACGTAACTGGTGTTGGTGGAACGAAAACGCTGATTCGATCATCGGTTTGATTTTTACCATGTTCAAATGCCATgaccaaggttggtgaaaccgAGCATTAGTATTTTGATATCAAAACCTTTCCCTATTATCTGGTTCCTAACCTCTCCAGGAAACTATTTAGTTTTACATTGTTAATTTATTCtcagttttaaaaattcaactTACATTTTATCACATATTTGGCTGCCTTTGAGTAGCCTCAAGTAGTATGTtttgttaatcattatttacatTGGcctggagtgatccgtggtctagtggatagagtgcctgcaTAGCAGCATAGAgttcccgggttcaaaccctctcggAATGTGTCCAGGGATCAACTTTTGAGACTGTGACTGTACCTTCTCTGATACAATCCACTTTTGCCGCTCCACTATATATTTTACAGGCCTACTCATTCAACACTTGTTaaaaactataattatatttttatcgccaaaaacacatttttcaataattgaacaaCAGATAGGGGCCTATATATGATTGAGATAAGATATTTTGGTAATTGCagatatttctacattgattgatgaaaaatgatCTCTGGCAAcattgtggagctagaaaatgatagcgctatatctgctttgttgaactataggcaaggatagcaacaccaatgttgatctaATACTGAAGGTTtcgaaaaagaatgaggttatgatattACAATACTACCTGAGGATACAGTTTCTTACTggggatgatgcccacataagctctaggcttgtgcatgggtaatggGATGGATTATAAGAGATGCAAGTGAACCTACAGCTTTAGGCAGATTCCGAAACACAAGGAAGCCATTTTTGTACTTTCCAATTGTATTTGGAGAAGTTTTGCTCTGAAAGTGGTCACCCtctatatgtttgtatttccaTTGAGTCTaaatacaatcaaaatatattaaataagtAGCCTAAATAATCGACAATGCAAAAGCTGAATCATATTCTGCAGAGTCAACaagcatagaataaacaatcttaaGAAAATCTAATAGAATAATCAATCTTCATAACCATTCTCAGCTACAAGTAGCCTATTATTACAATCATTCCAATCTCCATGGATCTCAATTTCTACCATTTTCAATAATCTCTACATCATTTTTCAGGATGATTGGCTGCATGCATGGCCGACATATGATTCCAAACCCCTCCGTATTCTACTTGGAACAGGATTGTAACATAAATTCTGAATTTCACTGTCTAGTATTAAGTAAGTAAGTTATGTCATTATTATCAAGTCAGCGTTAATTGTTGATTTTctgaattatcattattttcaaaatggatGCCAGTGTGAGCAATCACAGAGTCATCATGGAATATTTGCAGATTCCTTCAGAGAATGATTCACAAATTTCACAATCGAATGACCCCACATCAAAGGATAAACATCTTTATTGTCTGATCATCGAAGATAATCTAGAGTCTATGACCAAAAAAATGCTAGAAGAAGTTCACACACTTGTAACATCTTATAAGCAAAAAGATATTGGTGAATCAGTAGTCCCTGAACCAGATGATGCTGTCACAATGACTGCACCAGCTGATGTCAGAATGACTTCACCAGCTGATGTCACAACGACAGCAACAGATGATGCTGTCACAATGACTGCACCAGCTGATGTCACAATGACTGCACTAGCTGATGTCACAATGACTGCACTAGCTGATGTCAGAATGACTTCATCAGCTGATGTCTCAACGACAGCAACAGATGATGCTGTCACAATGACTGCACTAGCTGATGTCAGAATGACTTCATCAGCTGATGTCTCAACGACAGCAACAGATGATACTGTCACAATGACTGCACCAGCTGATGCCACAATGACTTCACCAGCTGATGTCACAATGACTGCACCAGCTGATGCCACAATGACTGCACCAGCTGATGCCACAATGACTTCACCAGCTGATGTCACAATGACTGCACCAGCTGATGCCACAATGACTGAACTAGCTGATGTCACAATGACTGCACCAGCCGATGTCACAATGACTGAACCGGCTGATGTCACAATGACTGCACTGGCTGTTGCAGTCACAAAGACTGAGTCTGTTACAGGTCAAATATCAACAGACAATTATTGCCAACAACTGGTGATTGCACCAGAAAACATAGAGGTCACAGATAACAGTCAACTTGAATCAAATGGAAAAATCTATGGTAATGCAAGTGTTGAGAAGATTTTTGAAGAttatacaaaattcattctcaaAGACAATGATAATGAGGGGTACACATCTAATTCCAGAGGTGATGCACTTAGTTTTGGTTTGCAATATCTGGCACCAGCATTGAAGGATACATCAGTTACGTCACTCAACCTGGGATGGTGTGGCTTGAGCGGCCCAACAATCATTCATTTCGCAAAGAACTTGCACAGCTCAAATTTGAAGAAACTGATATTGTGTGCAAATGATGTACAGGAATATGATGAGAGAGTTTTCCAAAATGCATTCAAAGATTCTGGAATAGAATGGTTGGATGTGGAGGCTGATCCAATATGTGATCCTCTGTCTTCTTATGATGACTATGATGGTCCCCCAAGTGAACTTGATATGGATTATCTTGACCAATGTCAGAACAATCCTGAGAGAACTACACTCTATGTACAATACAAAAAGCAAATTTTGGAGAATGGGCCATACTTTCTTTCACCAATTTTGAAAAGTTCGTACATTGAGAATCTTCATATGGGCGGTAACAGTTTGAGTTGTGATCATATGAAGCTGTTTGCTCCAAGCCTGATGGAGACGAAGCTGACTCATCTGGATTTGGGTCACAACAAATTAGGCTATGAAGGTATCAAGTATTTGGCTTCTGCTCTGAAAAACACTCGAATCACTCActtgaatcttcaattcaaCTCACTAACATGCAATACTCTGAAAAATCTTGTGTTTGCTCTGCCAGAGACAAAAATTACTGATCTCAATCTCAGTGGCAATGATATTTGCTGCAATGCCTTTTATTTAGCTTGTGTTCTGAAAAACACTCAAATATCTGATTTAGACCTGATGTCTTGTGATATTACTAAAACCagttatttgaaacatttaatcaagaactgttttcaaatttcatcagAAGACAATGAAATCAATGTGAGTGGTTATAATTTGTGTTCTGTTATTCTGTATAATATATCATGGAAAATCAAGGAAACAAATATTAGAGATCTTAAACTTAGCCATATTGGCATCAATAATGATGACCTTGAATATCTGTGTCATGGTTTGGTGGGCTCAAAAGTGAAATTACTCGATCTAAGTAAGAACAACATGAATTGCAAAAGTGTGCAAATTCTGTGTGGTGTGCTTGAACACACTCACATTTCTCATTTGGATCTAGCCCAAAACAGAATATCTTGTGATGGTATCAAGCACTTGGCACAGGTTCTCCCAAGGACTAGAATTTCGAAATTAAATCTGGCTGAGAATGGGATCACCTGTATTGGTGTGAAACAtctattcaaacatttaacacaAATTGTGGATCTCACATTAAGTAACAATGGGATAGATTGTGGAGGTGCTCAACACTTGGCTGAAGCTTTGAGACAATCTCA
It encodes:
- the LOC111058109 gene encoding uncharacterized protein LOC111058109 isoform X1 produces the protein MDASVSNHRVIMEYLQIPSENDSQISQSNDPTSKDKHLYCLIIEDNLESMTKKMLEEVHTLVTSYKQKDIGESVVPEPDDAVTMTAPADVRMTSPADVTTTATDDAVTMTAPADVTMTALADVTMTALADVRMTSSADVSTTATDDAVTMTALADVRMTSSADVSTTATDDTVTMTAPADATMTSPADVTMTAPADATMTAPADATMTSPADVTMTAPADATMTELADVTMTAPADVTMTEPADVTMTALAVAVTKTESVTGQISTDNYCQQLVIAPENIEVTDNSQLESNGKIYGNASVEKIFEDYTKFILKDNDNEGYTSNSRGDALSFGLQYLAPALKDTSVTSLNLGWCGLSGPTIIHFAKNLHSSNLKKLILCANDVQEYDERVFQNAFKDSGIEWLDVEADPICDPLSSYDDYDGPPSELDMDYLDQCQNNPERTTLYVQYKKQILENGPYFLSPILKSSYIENLHMGGNSLSCDHMKLFAPSLMETKLTHLDLGHNKLGYEGIKYLASALKNTRITHLNLQFNSLTCNTLKNLVFALPETKITDLNLSGNDICCNAFYLACVLKNTQISDLDLMSCDITKTSYLKHLIKNCFQISSEDNEINVSGYNLCSVILYNISWKIKETNIRDLKLSHIGINNDDLEYLCHGLVGSKVKLLDLSKNNMNCKSVQILCGVLEHTHISHLDLAQNRISCDGIKHLAQVLPRTRISKLNLAENGITCIGVKHLFKHLTQIVDLTLSNNGIDCGGAQHLAEALRQSQITKLELYKNKIGFPGLKCITDCLRDSQLTYLDVSNNPLTADDIEYLASNLENTKILKLNLRGLKISRKTAYRICETVVSCSRKYSANIYMDSADDDFIDEIIAPPVVYEPPWLETREDILREDPFAYEYDDEEYWPTVEESVAQNEPASKKDNELQLENDILLFRFPGYTLENTVTKKRNRIDHFIKNVCNGSQITKIIVDSSLMEDYGILSGAFDGINISELSLFNSSNLDDNFLQLFRNSNIAEFMFSYQQYFVDDDLNFLAKSAHLKVISLKLGNIKNPHLSSLKSALLSSSMRYLNLSDNKLGDDEFDMLTQTLTNSRIISLNLCGNNLGTRSVDLLADVLPSTKITFIDLSRNNLCYSELECLTRVAEKTDVCWIELSDNHIESAELPAGVSLSPYIVPRNETPHVFQMRYDFKRIVALNAVGGELEFVLPRTDEISFTSLSCYPRLVKSLMETPDSNIHLYDVFYMETKRHDIGVMNAINRFMKEISQRFMEFFDRCIIELGKLFSCDCFIDLVKACDELQLIDCVEHILLHRALFYVDTEQNTLHPFIYRMLHKCGMPLYNESLEPNKRQQIVDYFSKHAQIDGAQELIDLLSDKEVSCKRMRHV
- the LOC111058109 gene encoding uncharacterized protein LOC111058109 isoform X2; translated protein: MDASVSNHRVIMEYLQIPSENDSQISQSNDPTSKDKHLYCLIIEDNLESMTKKMLEEVHTLVTSYKQKDIGESVVPEPDDAVTMTAPADVRMTSPADVTTTATDDAVTMTAPADVTMTALADVTMTALADVRMTSSADVSTTATDDAVTMTALADVRMTSSADVSTTATDDTVTMTAPADATMTSPADVTMTAPADATMTAPADATMTSPADVTMTAPADATMTELADVTMTALAVAVTKTESVTGQISTDNYCQQLVIAPENIEVTDNSQLESNGKIYGNASVEKIFEDYTKFILKDNDNEGYTSNSRGDALSFGLQYLAPALKDTSVTSLNLGWCGLSGPTIIHFAKNLHSSNLKKLILCANDVQEYDERVFQNAFKDSGIEWLDVEADPICDPLSSYDDYDGPPSELDMDYLDQCQNNPERTTLYVQYKKQILENGPYFLSPILKSSYIENLHMGGNSLSCDHMKLFAPSLMETKLTHLDLGHNKLGYEGIKYLASALKNTRITHLNLQFNSLTCNTLKNLVFALPETKITDLNLSGNDICCNAFYLACVLKNTQISDLDLMSCDITKTSYLKHLIKNCFQISSEDNEINVSGYNLCSVILYNISWKIKETNIRDLKLSHIGINNDDLEYLCHGLVGSKVKLLDLSKNNMNCKSVQILCGVLEHTHISHLDLAQNRISCDGIKHLAQVLPRTRISKLNLAENGITCIGVKHLFKHLTQIVDLTLSNNGIDCGGAQHLAEALRQSQITKLELYKNKIGFPGLKCITDCLRDSQLTYLDVSNNPLTADDIEYLASNLENTKILKLNLRGLKISRKTAYRICETVVSCSRKYSANIYMDSADDDFIDEIIAPPVVYEPPWLETREDILREDPFAYEYDDEEYWPTVEESVAQNEPASKKDNELQLENDILLFRFPGYTLENTVTKKRNRIDHFIKNVCNGSQITKIIVDSSLMEDYGILSGAFDGINISELSLFNSSNLDDNFLQLFRNSNIAEFMFSYQQYFVDDDLNFLAKSAHLKVISLKLGNIKNPHLSSLKSALLSSSMRYLNLSDNKLGDDEFDMLTQTLTNSRIISLNLCGNNLGTRSVDLLADVLPSTKITFIDLSRNNLCYSELECLTRVAEKTDVCWIELSDNHIESAELPAGVSLSPYIVPRNETPHVFQMRYDFKRIVALNAVGGELEFVLPRTDEISFTSLSCYPRLVKSLMETPDSNIHLYDVFYMETKRHDIGVMNAINRFMKEISQRFMEFFDRCIIELGKLFSCDCFIDLVKACDELQLIDCVEHILLHRALFYVDTEQNTLHPFIYRMLHKCGMPLYNESLEPNKRQQIVDYFSKHAQIDGAQELIDLLSDKEVSCKRMRHV